A window of Vicinamibacterales bacterium genomic DNA:
CAGCGCACGGGCGCTGACGTCGTCGGACCGGTCCCGCTGCCGACCCGGATCGAGAAGTTCACCGTCCTGCGGTCACCGTTCATCGACAAGGACTCCCGGGAGCAGTTCGAGATCCGCACCCACAAGCGGCTCATCGACATCCTGGACCCCTCGTCCAAGACGGTGGACGCCCTGATGCGACTCTCGCTGGCCGCGGGCGTCGACATCGAGATCAAGATGTGATGAAGCGCACGCTGATCCGGGCCAGGGCCGCGTTGGCCCCTGCGCTCCTCGCTCACGCACCCACGAAGTGCGCTCGCTCCGGTGCTCGGGGCCGCCTTGCCCTGACCTCGGCTGAGCGTGCGCTGAAGGTATGTCCATGAGCATCGGTTTGATCGGCCGCAAGGTCGGCATGACGCAGGTCTTCCAGCCGGACGGGACGATGGTCGCGGTCTCGGTCGTGGAGGTCACCCCGAACACCGTGACGCGCCTGCGGACCGACGCGCAGGACGGCTACACCGCCGTCCAGCTGG
This region includes:
- the rpsJ gene encoding 30S ribosomal protein S10 yields the protein MAKQRIRIRLKAYDHRLLDQSAAQIVETAQRTGADVVGPVPLPTRIEKFTVLRSPFIDKDSREQFEIRTHKRLIDILDPSSKTVDALMRLSLAAGVDIEIKM